A genomic segment from Chanos chanos chromosome 2, fChaCha1.1, whole genome shotgun sequence encodes:
- the sparc gene encoding SPARC: MRVWIIFLLCLAGKALSAPTEEELIVGEEPVFEEATEVGTNPVQVETGEFDEAIEVVEDVIAENPCLNHHCKKGKVCEVDDSNAPMCVCQDPLTCPAPVGEFEHVCGTDNKTYDSSCHFFATKCALEGTKKGHKLHLDYIGPCKLIPACLESELKEFPLRMRDWLKNVLVTLYERDEDNNLLTEKQKLRVKKIYENEKRLQAGDHSLDLLALDFEKNYNMYIFPVHWQFGQLDQHPVDGFLSHTELAPLRAPLIPMEHCTTNFFEQCDADNDKYIALEEWASCFGIKDQDVDKDLVI; the protein is encoded by the exons ATGAGGGTGTGGATCATCTTCCTGCTGTGCCTAGCTGGCAAAGCCCTGTCTGCTCCA actGAGGAAGAGCTTATTGTTGGGGAGGAGCCCGTTTTTGAGGAG GCCACGGAAGTGGGTACCAACCCAGTCCAGGTGGAGACGGGCGAGTTTGATGAGGCCATCGAAGTCGTGGAGGATGTTATTGCTGAGA ATCCCTGTCTGAACCATCACTGCAAGAAGGGAAAAGTGTGTGAGGTGGATGACAGCAACgctcccatgtgtgtgtgccaggaTCCTCTCACATGTCCAGCTCCAGTCGGAGAGTTCGAGCAC GTCTGTGGCACTGACAACAAGACCTATGACTCCTCCTGCCACTTCTTTGCCACCAAGTGTGCTTTGGAGGGTACCAAGAAGGGCCACAAACTGCACCTGGACTACATTGGACCTTGCAAAT TAATCCCCGCCTGCCTGGAGAGCGAGCTGAAGGAGTTCCCCCTGCGCATGCGGGACTGGCTGAAGAACgttctggtcaccctgtacgaGCGCGACGAGGACAACAACCTGCTCACCGAGAAGCAGAAACTCAGG GTGAAGAAGATCTACGAGAATGAGAAGAGACTGCAGGCTGGAGACCACTCTCTGGACCTGCTGGCCCTGGACTTTGAGAAGAACTACAACATGTACATCTTCCCCGTGCACTGGCAGTTCGGCCAGCTGGATCAGCACCCCGTCGACGG GTTCCTGTCCCACACCGAGCTGGCCCCACTGCGCGCTCCCCTCATCCCAATGGAGCACTGCACCACCAACTTCTTTGAGCAGTGTGACGCTGACAACGACAAATACATCGCCCTGGAGGAGTGGGCCAGCTGCTTCGGCATCAAAGACC aGGACGTCGACAAGGACCTTGTCATCTAA